Proteins co-encoded in one Quercus robur chromosome 8, dhQueRobu3.1, whole genome shotgun sequence genomic window:
- the LOC126696348 gene encoding uncharacterized protein LOC126696348: MSMREGKTLKTHSDKYWEMFNEIDGDFDDVAIRKFKVGLLAEHGLRKSLIGKPTGSPSKVMFVARPHADNSNPKPKRAKVEVRLALSFSDEDKVGTIQPHDDTLVVTLRIGGYDVKRVLVDQGSGAEIIFDGKFIIPKGQIRLPVQVGSEVVEVNFIVVDAYSPYMVIVAKPWLHALGAVSSTLHLKQSRIPVLSTDAVSERAKCEKLEEIVIDGDSKKFFQVKALLLSQEKEKLIAFLRENDDVFAWNAYEAPGVDPNFIFHHLNVNPTVLLKKQPPRRSSKEHSDTVKEEVNKLKQVGAIKEVFYPEWLTNTMVVKKKSEKWREKVNKLKQVGAIKEVFYLEWLANTVVVKKKSEKWLIYMDFTDLNKAYPNDPFPMSRIDQLVDATNVGATYQRMMTRMFEPKLGKNIEIYIDDMVVKSKLESEHVNDLGNIFKILKRNKLQLNASKFSFGVGSGKFLDYMVTYRGI; encoded by the exons atgtccatgcgagaagggaAGACTCTGAAAACGCACTCGGACAAATACtgggagatgttcaatgagattGATGGGGATTTCGATGACGTGGCTATAAGGAAATTTAAGGTCGGCCTACTTGCCGAGCATGGTTTGAGGAAGTCCTTGATTGGGAAACCTACTGGCAGT CCCTCCAAGGTGATGTTTGTAGCTCGGCCACATGCCGATAACTCTAATCCTAAGCCGAAGAGGGCTAAAGTGGAGGTCCGACTGGCATTGAGCTTTTCGGATGAGGACaaggttggaaccatacagccaCACGATGATACTTTAGTGGTCACGCTTAGGATAggagggtatgatgtgaagagagtgTTGGTGGATCAGGGCAGTGGTGCAGAGATTAT CTTTGATGGAAAATTTATCATTCCAAAAGGTCAGATTAGACTACCCGTACAAGTAGGTTCTGAAGTAGTGGAGGTGAACTTCATTGTAGTGGATGCTTATTCTCCCTACATGGTCATTGTGGCAAAACCATGGCTCCATGCCCTGGGGGCTGTTTCTTCCACCCtacatttgaag CAATCAAGGATTCCGGTCCTATCTACGGATGCGGTGTCGGAAAGGGCAAAGTGCGAGAAGCTGGAAGAGATTGTTATAGATGGTGATTCgaagaagttctttcaggtcaaAGCTTTGCTACTTTCGCAAGAGAAGGAGAAGTTGATAGCGTTCCTTAGAGAGAACGATGATGTATTTGCATGGAATGCTTACGAAGCACCTGGGGTGGATCCAAACTTCATTTTCCATCATCTGAATGTTAACCCAACTGTCCTCCTTAAGAAGCAACCACCTCGGCGCTCATCTAAAGAACATTCTGATACTGTCAAGGAGGAGGTGAACAAGCTTAAGCAAGTAGGGGCTATTAAGGAAGTGTTCTACCCTGAATGGTTGACCAATACAAtggtagtaaagaagaaaagtgaaaaatggCGA GAGAAGGTGAACAAGCTTAAGCAGGTAGGGGCTATTAAGGAAGTGTTCTACCttgaatggttggccaatacagtggtagtaaagaagaaaagtgaaaaatggCTAATATACATGgatttcacagacttgaacaaggccTATCCAAATGACCCTTTCCCTATGTCTCGgattgatcagctagtggatgcaact AATGTGGGGGCTACctaccagaggatgatgaccaggatgttcgagccaaaattaggaaaaaacaTCGAGAtttatatagacgatatggtggtCAAGAGTAAGTTAGAATCCGAGCATGTTAATGACCTCGGGAATATCTTCAAGATCTTGAAGAGGAACAAACTGCAGCTTAATGCTTCTAAGTTTTCTTTTGGTGTTGGTTCAGGAAAGTTCTTGGATTATATGGTCACTTACCGTGGAATTTAA